In a single window of the Pseudoxanthomonas sp. F37 genome:
- the rfbD gene encoding dTDP-4-dehydrorhamnose reductase, translating to MTVLLFGGKGQVGHELRRSLRALGDIVVTTRSGKLPDDTRCEVADFDRPEALAELVARVAPAIVVNAAAYTAVDKAEDDAEAAFRANAEAPGVLARACAARGVPFVHYSTDYVFDGQGSRPYREDDPTAPLGVYGASKLAGEDAIRAAGGQHLILRTAWVYGRHGHNFMKTMLRLGADRDELRVVADQVGTPTPAALIADVTAELLRLQDAPSGTFHLTPRGETSWHGFAETIFAEAVARGLIARVPKVIPIATSEYPTRARRPAYSCLDIGKVEAHVGRRLPDWSDSLRRVLTS from the coding sequence ATGACCGTTCTCCTGTTCGGTGGTAAAGGCCAGGTCGGGCACGAGCTGAGGCGAAGTCTGCGTGCGCTGGGCGACATCGTGGTCACCACGCGTTCCGGCAAACTGCCCGACGATACGCGCTGCGAAGTGGCCGACTTCGACCGGCCGGAAGCTCTTGCGGAACTTGTCGCGCGCGTGGCGCCGGCCATCGTGGTCAATGCCGCGGCGTATACGGCGGTGGACAAGGCCGAGGACGATGCGGAGGCCGCCTTCCGCGCCAATGCGGAGGCACCGGGCGTGCTGGCACGCGCCTGTGCCGCGCGAGGCGTCCCATTCGTCCATTACTCGACCGACTACGTATTCGATGGGCAGGGCTCGCGGCCTTACCGAGAGGACGATCCGACCGCCCCCCTGGGCGTCTACGGCGCCAGCAAGCTGGCGGGTGAGGACGCCATCCGTGCCGCGGGTGGCCAGCACCTGATCCTGCGCACGGCGTGGGTCTACGGCCGGCACGGCCACAACTTCATGAAAACGATGCTGCGCCTTGGCGCGGACCGCGACGAACTGCGCGTGGTCGCCGACCAGGTGGGTACGCCCACGCCGGCGGCGCTGATCGCGGACGTGACGGCGGAATTGCTGCGCCTGCAGGATGCGCCATCGGGAACGTTCCACCTCACGCCCCGGGGCGAGACAAGCTGGCATGGGTTCGCCGAAACCATTTTCGCAGAGGCCGTGGCGCGCGGACTGATCGCGCGCGTGCCCAAGGTGATTCCCATCGCCACGTCCGAATACCCGACCCGGGCCCGTCGTCCCGCGTACTCGTGCCTGGACATCGGCAAAGTGGAGGCGCACGTGGGACGCAGGTTGCCGGATTGGAGCGACAGCCTGCGGCGCGTACTGACGAGCTGA
- a CDS encoding S9 family peptidase, with protein MAVVLGLCIASPAMTRAAELDLGPYIRKDAFTDIKLSPNGDFLAATVQQEDRTSLVVLRRSDNKVTGSISLGRHNHVHDFWWVNPERVVFSVAQKLGMLDMPQLTGELFAMNADGSKKENLLGYRVEGAGPGTRIQPKKAGFVAGYLVDTLPDDDRNIVVMVRPFADLPYTSAELLDVYTGRRTVLARSPVTEADFLTDARGVVRFAYGATANNANQLYLRAGEGQEWKMLNDEDVTERVELPLGFSADQRVAYLSVEQAKGTDAIVALDLASGQRTELLRDPRVDPEDIVYSRDGKGIPVAAVFWDGKPRIELLRSDHPDGRLLRSLQDAFPNDYVQITSVTKDGALALVEVSSDTNPGDFYLFDVPAKKMGYLLSRRDWFDPEQLSSSTPVQIKARDGLLLHGYLTTPKGSTGKQLPLIVHPHGGPYGIRDRWGFDGDVQMLAAAGYAVLQVNFRGSGGYGRAFRQAGAREWGGAMQDDLTDATRWAIDTGVADPRRICIYGASYGAYAALTGVAKEPDLYRCAAGNVGVYDLPMMHTRGDTRERRRGRTYLRDWIGEAKDLASASPTHMAGRIKVPVFLAAGGEDERAPVQHTELMERRLKAAGVPVEAVYYPTEGHGYYKEENQRDYYTKLLAFFSRHLGGATAK; from the coding sequence ATGGCCGTCGTGCTGGGGCTGTGCATCGCGAGCCCTGCGATGACGCGCGCGGCGGAATTGGATCTGGGCCCCTACATCCGCAAGGATGCGTTTACCGACATCAAGCTGTCTCCGAATGGCGACTTCCTGGCCGCCACCGTGCAACAGGAAGACAGGACTTCGCTGGTGGTGCTTCGCCGGAGCGACAACAAGGTGACCGGGTCGATTTCACTGGGCAGGCACAACCACGTGCATGACTTCTGGTGGGTCAACCCCGAACGCGTGGTGTTTTCTGTGGCACAGAAGCTGGGCATGCTGGACATGCCCCAGCTGACCGGTGAGCTCTTCGCCATGAACGCGGATGGCTCCAAGAAGGAGAACCTGCTGGGCTATCGGGTCGAAGGCGCGGGCCCGGGGACGCGGATCCAGCCGAAGAAGGCGGGTTTCGTTGCGGGATATCTTGTCGATACGCTGCCCGACGACGACCGCAACATCGTGGTGATGGTGCGTCCGTTCGCTGATCTTCCTTACACCAGTGCGGAGTTGTTGGACGTCTACACCGGGCGGCGGACCGTGCTGGCGCGTTCGCCCGTGACGGAAGCCGATTTCCTCACGGATGCCCGTGGAGTCGTGCGCTTTGCCTATGGCGCTACGGCGAACAACGCGAATCAGCTGTACCTCCGCGCTGGCGAAGGCCAGGAGTGGAAGATGCTCAACGACGAAGACGTCACTGAGCGGGTCGAACTTCCGCTGGGATTCAGCGCCGATCAGCGGGTCGCCTACCTGAGTGTGGAGCAGGCCAAGGGGACCGACGCCATCGTGGCCCTGGATCTTGCGAGCGGTCAGCGGACCGAACTGTTGCGCGATCCCCGGGTCGATCCTGAAGACATCGTGTATTCGCGGGATGGCAAGGGTATTCCGGTAGCCGCGGTCTTCTGGGATGGCAAGCCCAGAATCGAGTTGCTTCGAAGCGACCATCCCGATGGCCGGCTGCTGCGTAGCTTGCAGGACGCCTTCCCCAACGACTACGTGCAGATCACGTCGGTCACCAAGGATGGTGCGCTGGCGCTGGTGGAAGTGTCCTCGGACACGAATCCGGGCGACTTCTATCTCTTCGATGTCCCGGCAAAGAAGATGGGCTATCTTCTCAGCCGGCGGGATTGGTTCGACCCGGAGCAGCTCTCATCCTCCACGCCCGTCCAGATCAAGGCGCGTGACGGCCTGCTGCTGCATGGATATCTCACCACCCCGAAGGGCAGCACGGGCAAGCAACTGCCTTTGATCGTCCACCCCCATGGCGGACCTTATGGTATCCGTGATCGCTGGGGGTTCGACGGCGACGTGCAGATGCTCGCTGCCGCGGGATACGCCGTCCTGCAGGTGAATTTCCGTGGGTCCGGGGGTTACGGGCGCGCCTTCCGTCAGGCGGGGGCGAGAGAATGGGGCGGCGCGATGCAGGACGATCTCACCGATGCGACCCGGTGGGCGATCGATACCGGGGTGGCGGATCCACGGAGGATCTGCATCTACGGCGCCAGCTACGGTGCCTATGCCGCGTTGACGGGTGTTGCGAAGGAGCCAGACCTTTACCGGTGCGCCGCAGGCAATGTGGGTGTCTATGACCTGCCCATGATGCACACCCGTGGCGATACCCGGGAAAGGAGGAGAGGGCGGACCTACCTCAGGGACTGGATAGGCGAAGCCAAGGATCTTGCATCGGCGTCCCCCACCCACATGGCAGGCCGTATCAAGGTGCCTGTGTTCCTTGCCGCTGGCGGTGAGGACGAACGTGCGCCCGTGCAGCATACCGAGCTCATGGAGCGACGCCTCAAGGCCGCCGGCGTGCCCGTGGAGGCTGTCTACTACCCTACCGAAGGCCACGGCTACTACAAGGAAGAGAACCAGCGCGACTACTACACGAAGCTGCTGGCGTTCTTCAGCCGCCACCTGGGCGGCGCGACCGCAAAGTGA
- a CDS encoding peptide MFS transporter, translating into MQFPAPAAAGRDDFLGHPKGVYVCFFTEMWERFSFYGMKALLLLYLTKYHLFADGAGYDLIGAYGGLVYCVPVIGGVLADRWLGMRKAVVFGGLLLVAGHAGMALEGAAATMVGGVVTRDEGALRTMYLSLALIVMGVGFLKPNITGIVGRLYPAGDPRRDGGFSLFYAGINLGALLASLVCGYLGETLGWKYGFGAAGIGMLLGLAMFLWGQRYLHGHAEPPSPPALRAPVLGVPREWLIYAGAATGVLPVAWLMWAAANGAFALGGEFSLALALMLLVLVTVLAWFAWFIATQCTPVQRRQMLALMALILMCLVFFTLYEQTYGSWVMFTDRLLTKDLFPSLVQPTSVVVWSDSLAANIGLFLGSAPWSTWALVAMPVSFVVATRWSERSARPGPPQALFLASTALMVVLVLRDSLVLQQTAGSLTYLGALFLVVLAPVFAWLWSTLGSRGLDPSKPVKGALGLLFGGLSFIPLALAAQQVGDTGAVASVWWPVLAYLLLEIGEMCLAPVSLAAVTELSVPRVVSLMMGMWLLATAFSETLAAQFGKLAAMDVPADGALDIAHAATGFADLFWLMMWIGLGCAAVALLASPWLMRAMRAAD; encoded by the coding sequence TTGCAATTCCCTGCCCCCGCGGCCGCCGGCCGCGACGACTTCCTGGGCCACCCCAAGGGCGTCTACGTCTGCTTCTTCACCGAGATGTGGGAGCGCTTCTCCTTCTACGGAATGAAGGCGCTGCTGCTGCTGTATCTGACCAAGTACCACCTGTTCGCCGACGGGGCCGGCTACGACCTGATCGGCGCCTACGGCGGACTGGTCTACTGCGTGCCGGTGATCGGCGGCGTGCTGGCCGACCGCTGGCTGGGCATGCGCAAGGCGGTGGTCTTCGGCGGCCTGCTGCTGGTCGCCGGCCATGCCGGCATGGCGTTGGAAGGCGCGGCGGCGACAATGGTCGGTGGCGTGGTCACGCGCGATGAGGGCGCGCTGCGCACCATGTACCTGTCGCTCGCGCTGATCGTCATGGGCGTGGGTTTCCTGAAGCCCAACATCACCGGCATCGTCGGCCGCCTGTATCCGGCCGGCGATCCGCGCCGGGATGGCGGCTTCAGCCTGTTCTATGCCGGCATCAACCTGGGCGCCCTGCTGGCCTCGCTGGTGTGCGGCTACCTGGGCGAGACGCTGGGCTGGAAGTACGGCTTCGGCGCCGCCGGCATCGGCATGCTGCTGGGCCTGGCGATGTTCCTGTGGGGTCAGCGCTACCTGCACGGTCATGCCGAGCCCCCCTCACCCCCTGCGCTTCGCGCGCCGGTGCTGGGCGTTCCGCGCGAATGGCTGATCTACGCCGGTGCCGCCACCGGCGTGCTGCCCGTGGCCTGGCTGATGTGGGCAGCCGCGAACGGCGCGTTCGCGCTGGGCGGCGAGTTCTCGCTGGCGCTTGCGCTGATGCTGCTGGTGCTGGTCACGGTGCTGGCGTGGTTCGCCTGGTTCATCGCCACCCAGTGCACCCCGGTGCAACGGCGCCAGATGCTGGCGCTGATGGCGCTGATCTTGATGTGCCTGGTGTTCTTCACCCTGTACGAGCAGACCTACGGCTCGTGGGTGATGTTCACCGACAGGCTGCTGACCAAAGACCTGTTCCCGTCGCTGGTGCAGCCCACGTCGGTGGTGGTCTGGTCGGACAGCCTGGCGGCGAACATCGGCCTGTTCCTCGGCAGCGCGCCGTGGTCCACCTGGGCCCTGGTGGCGATGCCGGTGTCGTTCGTGGTCGCCACCCGCTGGTCGGAGCGCAGCGCGCGCCCCGGTCCGCCGCAGGCGCTGTTCCTGGCCAGCACCGCGTTGATGGTCGTGCTGGTGTTGCGCGATTCGCTGGTCCTGCAGCAGACCGCCGGCTCGCTGACGTACTTGGGCGCGCTGTTCCTGGTGGTGCTGGCGCCGGTGTTCGCCTGGCTGTGGTCGACGCTGGGGAGTCGCGGCCTGGACCCCTCCAAACCGGTGAAGGGCGCGCTGGGCCTGCTGTTCGGCGGCCTGTCCTTCATCCCGCTGGCACTGGCCGCGCAGCAGGTGGGCGACACCGGCGCGGTCGCCAGCGTGTGGTGGCCGGTGCTGGCCTATCTGCTGCTCGAGATCGGCGAGATGTGCCTGGCGCCGGTCAGCCTGGCCGCGGTCACCGAGCTTTCGGTGCCGCGCGTGGTGAGCCTGATGATGGGCATGTGGCTGCTGGCCACTGCGTTTTCCGAGACGCTGGCGGCACAGTTCGGCAAGCTTGCAGCGATGGACGTTCCCGCCGACGGAGCCCTGGACATCGCCCACGCCGCCACCGGCTTCGCCGACCTGTTCTGGCTGATGATGTGGATCGGCCTGGGCTGCGCCGCGGTCGCGCTGCTGGCATCGCCGTGGTTGATGCGGGCGATGCGCGCTGCGGACTGA
- a CDS encoding oligopeptide transporter, OPT family, which yields MSPQGTPQLTFRAVVLAIVLAVVLSAANAYLGLFAGLTVATAIPAAVVSMGVLRLLGGGTILENNIVQTGASAGSSIAAGVIFTIPALIILGYWQDFQYSWVLAIAGLGGLLGVLFSVPLRRSMIVEEPLPFPEGKAAAEVLKAGENPGPGLKILAFSAAIGAVLKVAAHSGMRLIPDTAAGAGFFGKYLGYMGTNLSPALLGVGYIVGLNIGIVVLSGSILSWHIAIPLYHMAFLGTDPALAQSIAGAGPEDIAGAIWSAKIRYLGVGAMLIGGVWTLFSLRKSLLSGVKSGIAAARAGSGGADVAETERDLPMKWMLVALVVFVLPLLLLYQAIVGMWHVSIPMAIIMIVAGFLFVSVSAYLAGLVGSSNNPVSGITIATILFASVVLLLLLGESGRMAVGAGGAPLGAVAAIMIGAVVCCAAAVGGDNLQDLKAGYLVGATPWKQQLMLGIGAFSCALIMAPVLNILSEAYGIGAPTAEHPNPLSAPQATLMASVAKGLFGGELPWGIIGIGAVIGAVIIAIDEMLKARKSSFRVPVLAAAIGIYLPLELMVPIFLGGLLAYLVEKRHGMVGTKDEEARDRIHRPGTLFAAGLITGEALMGIAVGVAIYATKDRDVLVLPEAFQQGEIVGLVVLAIVGWLLYRTGARSKALGEAGSGPH from the coding sequence ATGAGCCCGCAGGGGACCCCGCAACTCACCTTCCGCGCCGTCGTGCTGGCCATCGTGCTGGCCGTCGTGCTGTCGGCCGCCAACGCTTACCTTGGCCTGTTCGCCGGCCTGACCGTGGCCACCGCCATCCCGGCGGCCGTCGTCTCGATGGGCGTGCTGCGCCTGCTGGGCGGCGGCACGATCCTGGAGAACAACATCGTGCAGACCGGCGCTTCGGCCGGCTCGTCGATCGCGGCAGGCGTGATCTTCACGATCCCCGCCCTGATCATCCTGGGCTACTGGCAGGATTTCCAGTATTCCTGGGTGCTGGCCATCGCCGGTCTCGGCGGCCTGCTGGGCGTGCTGTTCTCGGTACCGTTGCGCCGCTCGATGATCGTCGAGGAACCGTTGCCGTTTCCCGAAGGCAAGGCCGCGGCCGAAGTGCTGAAGGCCGGCGAGAACCCCGGCCCCGGCCTGAAGATCCTGGCCTTCTCCGCCGCCATCGGCGCGGTGCTTAAGGTCGCCGCCCACAGCGGCATGCGCCTGATCCCGGATACCGCGGCGGGCGCCGGCTTCTTCGGCAAATACCTCGGCTACATGGGCACCAACCTGTCGCCGGCGCTGCTGGGCGTGGGCTATATCGTGGGCCTGAACATCGGCATCGTGGTGCTTTCCGGCAGCATCCTGTCCTGGCACATCGCCATTCCGCTGTACCACATGGCCTTCCTGGGCACCGATCCCGCGCTGGCGCAGAGCATCGCGGGTGCGGGCCCCGAGGACATCGCCGGCGCCATCTGGTCGGCCAAGATCCGCTACCTGGGCGTGGGCGCCATGCTGATCGGCGGCGTGTGGACGCTGTTCTCGCTGCGCAAGTCGCTGCTGTCGGGCGTGAAGAGCGGCATCGCCGCCGCGCGTGCCGGTTCCGGTGGCGCCGATGTCGCCGAGACCGAGCGCGACCTGCCGATGAAGTGGATGCTGGTGGCCCTGGTCGTCTTCGTGCTGCCGTTGCTGCTGCTGTACCAGGCCATCGTCGGCATGTGGCACGTCAGCATCCCGATGGCGATCATCATGATCGTGGCTGGCTTCCTGTTCGTGTCGGTGTCGGCCTACCTGGCCGGCCTGGTGGGGTCGTCCAACAATCCCGTGTCGGGCATCACCATCGCCACCATCCTGTTCGCTTCGGTCGTGCTGCTGTTGCTGCTGGGCGAGAGCGGGCGCATGGCCGTGGGGGCGGGCGGGGCGCCGCTGGGGGCCGTGGCCGCGATCATGATCGGCGCGGTGGTGTGTTGCGCCGCGGCGGTGGGCGGCGACAACCTGCAGGACCTCAAGGCGGGCTACCTGGTCGGCGCGACGCCGTGGAAGCAGCAGCTGATGCTCGGCATCGGTGCGTTCTCCTGCGCGCTGATCATGGCGCCGGTGCTGAACATCCTGTCCGAGGCCTACGGCATCGGTGCGCCGACGGCCGAACATCCCAATCCGCTGTCCGCGCCGCAGGCCACGTTGATGGCGTCGGTGGCCAAGGGCCTGTTCGGTGGCGAGTTGCCGTGGGGCATCATCGGCATTGGTGCCGTCATCGGCGCGGTCATCATCGCGATCGACGAGATGCTGAAGGCCCGCAAGAGCAGCTTCCGCGTGCCCGTGCTGGCCGCGGCCATCGGCATCTACCTGCCGCTGGAACTGATGGTGCCGATCTTCCTGGGGGGTCTGCTGGCCTACCTGGTGGAGAAGCGCCACGGCATGGTGGGCACGAAGGACGAGGAAGCGCGCGACCGCATCCATCGCCCCGGCACGCTGTTCGCCGCGGGCCTGATCACCGGCGAGGCGCTGATGGGCATCGCCGTGGGCGTCGCCATCTATGCCACCAAGGACCGCGACGTGCTGGTGCTGCCGGAGGCCTTCCAGCAGGGCGAGATCGTCGGCCTGGTGGTCCTGGCGATCGTGGGCTGGCTGCTGTACCGCACCGGTGCCAGGTCCAAGGCACTGGGTGAGGCCGGGTCCGGCCCGCATTGA